TAGCCCAAACATACCCCATAACAATAGATATTATTGTGGGCACCTGATTCCCTATACCAGTCTTTAAGAAGCTTCCACCAGCAATTTCAAATATGAATATTGATAGGAATGGGGATGATATTCCACTGGAAAAGTTTGATGCAAACCCATATCCCATTATAAGCTTCCTAGCATCTCTCCCACTAGACTTCATAACCTTTCATCTCCTCTGAAAAATGTGGAGTAACAATATAAATTTGACCGCATTATTCCTCTTAAATTCCTTTAGTATAACTGCATTTGTAGTATTTCATTTCATTTAATCATGTTTTGCTTTCAGCTTTTGGGTGGTTCCCTCTAAATAACATTTCAATGTTTTACAGGGTGTTTTCAACATTAATTGTGATGATAAATTTTTTAGTTTCACATCGTTGATTTCTTATTGTGGTGGGTTTTGATTAAGCTTGTGATTTTCGATTTAGATCAAACTCTCATTGATACTATTCATCGTTTTCATGAAGTTTTCAATAGGGTTTTGGGGATGTTTGGTGGTGTTGGTGTTTCTTGGGATGAGTTTATTGCCGCTTATTCTTCTGATACTTTGAATGATTATATCCCTAAATCTTGTGATGAGAAAGAGTTTTGGCGTGAGTTTAGGAGGGTTTACAGCTCTTTTATTCATGATTTGGATAAGCCTATTGATGGTGTTGAAGAGGTTTTGAAGTTTCTCAAGGATATGGGTTTAAAGGTTGTGGTTTGTACTGGTAGGGAGTGTTCCAGTGAGGATGTTGTTAGAGAATTGCGGCATTTCAATTTAATACGTTACATTGATGGGGTTTATACGTTGATGCATCAAGACCCCTCTGAGGAGGATGTGGTGTTTTGTAGGAGTGGATTGCTTAAGAGGATTTTGGATGATTATGGCGTTAGGGTTGATGAAGCATTGTTTGTGGGGGATTATTGGGTGGACATGTATTCTGCTAAGAAGGTTGGTTTGAAGTGTATTGGCGTTTTAACTGGCTATGAGCCTACCAATAGGCTTATGAAGTTTGGCGCAGATTACATTATTAGAAGTGTAGCTGACCTTCCAGATATAATTAAGTCTCTAACATAATTTGGTTTGATCCATTATGGATTTTGGTAGTGTGGATGTTTGGGATAGCTTCAACATTGATATTTCACTTAAAGCCAGCTTTACACTCCCCATATTTAAATTTCATGACAATTACATTGTGAAATTTTATGGTTATAAGTCTGGACTTACTTTTAAAGTTGATG
The sequence above is a segment of the Candidatus Methanomethylicota archaeon genome. Coding sequences within it:
- a CDS encoding HAD family hydrolase, with product MIKLVIFDLDQTLIDTIHRFHEVFNRVLGMFGGVGVSWDEFIAAYSSDTLNDYIPKSCDEKEFWREFRRVYSSFIHDLDKPIDGVEEVLKFLKDMGLKVVVCTGRECSSEDVVRELRHFNLIRYIDGVYTLMHQDPSEEDVVFCRSGLLKRILDDYGVRVDEALFVGDYWVDMYSAKKVGLKCIGVLTGYEPTNRLMKFGADYIIRSVADLPDIIKSLT